In Cystobacter fuscus DSM 2262, one DNA window encodes the following:
- a CDS encoding OmpA/MotB family protein yields the protein MKEDPELQALLHGSQDDELWLISYADLLTLLIGFFVLLLAVSPPKMAQFERMAASLSGEATPLEELKDKVDTFITEEGLQQKVLTRQEADGLAIEFKDALLFDSGSADIRAEGSAAIASVARMLQTLPSRGLVIEGYTDDVPIRTARFASNWELSSQRAINVRTALEQSGVGRERMSVRGFADTRRVDVPGSPEEQRAANRRVVIRVE from the coding sequence GTGAAGGAGGATCCGGAGCTGCAAGCGCTGCTGCACGGAAGCCAGGACGACGAGTTGTGGCTCATCAGCTACGCGGACCTGCTGACGCTGCTCATCGGCTTCTTCGTGCTGCTGCTCGCCGTGTCGCCGCCGAAGATGGCGCAGTTCGAGCGCATGGCGGCCTCGCTCTCGGGCGAGGCGACCCCCCTGGAGGAGCTCAAGGACAAGGTGGACACCTTCATCACCGAGGAGGGGTTGCAGCAGAAGGTGCTCACCCGCCAGGAGGCGGACGGGCTGGCCATCGAGTTCAAGGACGCGCTCCTGTTCGACTCGGGCTCTGCGGACATCCGCGCCGAGGGCAGCGCGGCGATCGCCTCGGTCGCCCGGATGCTGCAGACGCTGCCCTCCCGCGGGCTCGTCATCGAGGGGTACACCGATGACGTGCCCATCCGCACCGCCCGCTTCGCCTCCAACTGGGAGCTGTCCTCGCAGCGCGCCATCAACGTGCGCACTGCCCTCGAGCAGAGCGGTGTGGGCCGTGAGCGGATGTCGGTGCGGGGCTTCGCCGATACCCGCCGCGTCGACGTCCCGGGCTCGCCCGAGGAACAACGCGCCGCCAACCGCCGGGTCGTCATCCGGGTGGAATAG
- a CDS encoding response regulator, with amino-acid sequence MARILIVDDEVHVVGALRRLLRREGFSIEVALGGEEAIEKLATFPADVVISDFRMRGMNGLELLGQVLRMAPSTVRVLISGHADLSSGGPEAGVISHFISKPWDDDRLIADVRALLGAQSPAS; translated from the coding sequence ATGGCCAGGATTCTCATCGTCGATGACGAAGTTCATGTGGTGGGCGCCCTCCGCAGACTGCTGCGGCGCGAGGGCTTCTCCATCGAGGTCGCGCTCGGGGGCGAGGAGGCCATCGAGAAGCTGGCCACGTTTCCCGCGGACGTCGTCATCTCCGACTTCCGCATGCGGGGGATGAACGGCCTGGAGCTGCTCGGTCAGGTGTTGCGCATGGCGCCCTCGACCGTGCGGGTGCTCATCTCCGGCCACGCGGACCTGTCTTCCGGTGGACCCGAGGCCGGGGTCATCTCCCACTTCATCAGCAAGCCGTGGGATGATGACCGCCTCATCGCCGATGTCCGGGCCCTGCTGGGCGCGCAGAGCCCGGCCTCCTGA
- a CDS encoding YchJ family protein, whose amino-acid sequence MPPTPPCPCTSGLRYTACCARYHRGAAEAPDAEALMRSRYSAFALRELDYLWRTLHPDHPDRSRPREDFVRELRAQASTLKYPRLHVLDRQLTDPSGTSVVLFYARVFESGKDRSFVERSEFRHDGTGWRYRSGEARAPQSLPTPPESLTLATFAASTGPAGE is encoded by the coding sequence ATGCCCCCCACTCCTCCCTGCCCCTGCACCTCGGGCCTGCGCTACACCGCGTGCTGCGCCCGCTACCACCGTGGCGCCGCGGAAGCCCCCGACGCCGAGGCCCTCATGCGCTCGCGCTACAGCGCCTTCGCCCTGCGCGAGCTGGACTACCTCTGGCGGACCCTGCACCCCGACCACCCGGACCGCTCCCGGCCCCGGGAAGACTTCGTGCGCGAGCTGCGCGCCCAGGCCAGCACCCTCAAGTACCCTCGGCTGCACGTGTTGGATCGCCAGCTCACCGACCCGTCCGGCACGTCGGTGGTGCTCTTCTACGCGCGCGTCTTCGAGAGCGGCAAGGATCGCTCCTTCGTGGAGCGCTCGGAGTTCCGCCACGATGGCACCGGCTGGCGCTACCGGAGCGGAGAGGCCCGCGCCCCCCAGTCCCTGCCCACGCCCCCCGAGTCCCTCACCCTGGCCACCTTCGCCGCGTCCACGGGTCCGGCCGGGGAGTAG
- a CDS encoding tetratricopeptide repeat protein — MVRSRFWGWVLVAVLPACTTTPTTKVLVVPDEMRRSAAPSRRPGADRDKGPPLPPPQKYILRMAENGRVWEMELPEGSGGYEVRLPLAGGGPVEMLTSADEEMLAESVLSLKQDKAASAPKGEPKSAGNTPVVDANRAARTRSYLGGVARVKEMYASRKYELALIELVALEKEYPQDARLLAMKGSLYVKLNQPKLARQAWEKALSINPDDAGVAEALRATTSGEE; from the coding sequence ATGGTGAGGTCCAGGTTCTGGGGATGGGTGCTCGTGGCGGTGCTGCCCGCGTGCACGACTACGCCGACAACCAAGGTGCTGGTGGTGCCGGATGAGATGCGGCGCTCGGCGGCCCCGAGCCGGCGGCCAGGAGCCGACAGGGACAAGGGCCCGCCCCTCCCGCCGCCGCAGAAGTACATCCTTCGCATGGCCGAGAACGGCCGCGTGTGGGAGATGGAATTGCCCGAGGGCTCGGGCGGCTACGAGGTGCGCCTGCCGCTCGCCGGCGGCGGCCCCGTGGAGATGCTCACCTCCGCGGACGAGGAGATGCTCGCCGAGTCCGTGCTGAGCCTGAAGCAGGACAAGGCGGCCTCCGCGCCCAAGGGCGAGCCGAAGTCGGCGGGCAACACGCCGGTGGTGGACGCGAACCGGGCGGCGCGCACGCGCAGCTACCTCGGGGGCGTGGCGCGGGTGAAGGAGATGTACGCCTCGCGCAAATACGAACTGGCCCTCATCGAGCTCGTGGCGCTGGAGAAGGAGTACCCCCAGGACGCGCGGCTGCTGGCCATGAAGGGCTCGCTCTACGTCAAGCTGAACCAGCCCAAGCTGGCCCGGCAGGCGTGGGAGAAGGCCCTGTCCATCAATCCGGACGACGCGGGCGTGGCCGAGGCCCTGCGCGCCACCACCTCGGGAGAGGAATAG
- a CDS encoding FliG C-terminal domain-containing protein: MTRLSRHLLTLLAVLAWTGIAPAAPSTPQARLRAESEERARAEITDLLRTLCPEQCVLVSVEARVEEESVGGAAPGFESLSTSTNLPTLRSVSARVLTDSQLPGTFRTRLKDLVAQRLKAVSAQPTVEMESVAFPPRNAPHLEAPPREAKPPPPSATPPPTPDSEPEPKPEVPLSQRAEERLLEAAPLLAVAALLALTVLVLGVLLVVATRRASPPPGLEYGPELPLPPLEPAPAAPPAPTEYPSNRAGRLERTLREERSVRNAVVREALARGELRQVALWTREMGEFLLEDLRGDPALSASLVGLAAELGRVPSGDEGARASALYDLEGRTIASRLTQADGSVELAFAFLEGVRPERFASACLGLAPGAREVALRFAPSALRSAALQSLNSAQRRELALGLARQPELSTRYALAVADELRAQLAESTGGLAQLERVLGEVLDTLSMADQDRLVERLRQEGSEKLASSLVTESTLVNAPVEVLGAALLRLPAAQVVTYLSGAEGSLREQLLNACPASLQRELREELGMRGTGRPEEFTGARRELLACVKDEMVRRGLSTSQNGARAGRAN, translated from the coding sequence ATGACTCGCCTGTCACGACACCTTCTGACGCTGCTCGCCGTCCTGGCCTGGACGGGCATCGCCCCGGCCGCGCCCTCCACGCCCCAGGCCCGCTTGCGCGCGGAGTCCGAGGAGCGGGCGCGCGCGGAGATCACCGATTTGTTGCGCACCCTCTGCCCCGAGCAATGCGTGCTCGTGTCGGTGGAGGCCCGCGTCGAGGAGGAGTCCGTGGGCGGCGCGGCTCCGGGCTTCGAGAGCCTGTCGACGAGCACGAACCTGCCCACCCTGCGCTCGGTGAGCGCGCGCGTGCTGACGGACAGCCAGCTCCCGGGCACCTTCCGCACCCGGCTCAAGGACCTGGTGGCCCAGCGGCTCAAGGCGGTGAGCGCCCAGCCCACGGTCGAGATGGAGTCCGTGGCCTTCCCGCCGCGCAACGCCCCCCACCTGGAGGCGCCCCCGCGCGAGGCCAAGCCGCCCCCGCCCTCGGCCACGCCCCCCCCCACGCCCGACAGCGAGCCGGAGCCCAAGCCGGAGGTGCCCCTGAGCCAGCGCGCCGAGGAGCGGCTGCTGGAGGCGGCCCCCCTCCTCGCGGTAGCGGCGCTGCTCGCGCTGACGGTGCTGGTGCTGGGCGTGCTGCTCGTGGTGGCCACCCGCCGCGCGTCACCGCCCCCAGGCCTGGAGTATGGGCCGGAGCTGCCCCTGCCTCCCCTCGAGCCCGCGCCCGCGGCGCCTCCCGCCCCCACCGAGTACCCGTCCAACCGGGCCGGGCGCCTGGAGCGGACGCTGCGCGAGGAGCGCTCGGTGCGCAACGCCGTGGTGCGCGAGGCGCTCGCGCGGGGCGAGTTGCGGCAGGTGGCGCTGTGGACCCGGGAGATGGGGGAGTTCCTCCTGGAGGACCTGAGAGGAGACCCCGCCCTGTCCGCGTCGCTGGTGGGGCTCGCCGCCGAGCTGGGACGCGTGCCCTCCGGGGACGAGGGAGCGCGAGCCTCCGCGCTGTACGACCTGGAGGGGCGAACCATCGCCTCGCGGCTGACCCAGGCGGACGGCTCGGTGGAGCTGGCCTTCGCCTTCCTGGAGGGGGTGCGGCCCGAGCGCTTCGCCAGCGCGTGCCTGGGCCTGGCGCCGGGAGCCCGGGAGGTGGCGCTGCGCTTCGCGCCCTCCGCGCTGCGCTCGGCGGCCCTGCAGTCCCTCAACTCCGCCCAGCGACGGGAGCTCGCGCTGGGCCTCGCCCGCCAGCCCGAGCTGAGCACGCGCTACGCCCTGGCGGTGGCGGACGAGCTGCGCGCCCAGCTCGCCGAGAGCACGGGAGGCCTCGCCCAGCTCGAGCGCGTCCTGGGCGAGGTGCTCGACACGCTGTCCATGGCCGACCAGGACCGGCTCGTCGAGCGGCTGCGGCAGGAGGGCTCGGAGAAGCTGGCCTCGTCCCTGGTCACCGAGTCCACCCTGGTGAACGCACCGGTGGAGGTGCTCGGCGCGGCCCTGCTGCGCCTGCCCGCCGCCCAGGTCGTCACCTACCTGAGTGGGGCCGAGGGGTCGTTGCGTGAACAACTGCTGAATGCCTGCCCCGCCTCGCTCCAGCGCGAATTGCGCGAGGAGCTGGGAATGCGTGGCACGGGACGTCCGGAGGAGTTCACTGGTGCCAGAAGAGAGCTGCTTGCCTGCGTGAAGGATGAGATGGTTCGCAGGGGATTGAGTACATCGCAGAATGGTGCGCGCGCCGGGCGCGCCAATTGA
- a CDS encoding MotA/TolQ/ExbB proton channel family protein: MHFIIGMLGLGLTLAYTLTQGHASGFGGIIHVPSLVLLGFAPLCMTVASYKFSELGGAARAVGRALRFSASRSRAQLYEALTQFAAEVRQRRPARALEIASQAQHDVLRQLGPLVIRQYSAADIESTASTSLFCMVSGMKRAEDVLGTLSRVAPATGLVGTVLGLISLLKDLSRFEQLGPSMALALLCTLYGLLLANAVYQPLARIIHSHMTVAVEEARLITRALVLIREDKPLADVRKLFELSGTSPHGAGAPAAEIATGTAGEP; encoded by the coding sequence ATGCACTTCATCATCGGAATGCTGGGGCTCGGCCTGACCCTGGCCTACACCCTGACCCAGGGCCACGCGAGCGGCTTCGGGGGCATCATCCACGTGCCCTCGCTCGTGTTGCTGGGGTTCGCGCCGCTGTGCATGACGGTGGCCTCGTACAAGTTCAGCGAGCTCGGGGGCGCGGCGCGGGCGGTGGGGCGCGCGCTGCGCTTCTCCGCGTCGCGCTCGCGCGCCCAGCTCTATGAGGCCCTCACCCAGTTCGCCGCCGAGGTGCGCCAGCGCCGTCCGGCCCGTGCGCTGGAGATCGCCAGCCAGGCGCAACACGACGTGCTGCGGCAGCTCGGGCCCCTGGTCATCCGCCAGTACTCCGCCGCGGACATCGAGAGCACCGCCAGCACGTCGCTCTTCTGCATGGTGAGCGGCATGAAGCGCGCCGAGGACGTCCTGGGCACGCTGTCGCGCGTGGCGCCGGCCACGGGCCTCGTGGGCACGGTGCTCGGGCTCATCTCGCTGCTCAAGGACTTGTCGCGCTTCGAGCAGCTCGGCCCCTCCATGGCGCTCGCGCTCCTGTGCACCCTGTACGGGCTGCTGCTCGCCAACGCCGTGTACCAGCCGCTCGCGCGCATCATCCACTCGCACATGACGGTGGCGGTGGAGGAGGCACGGCTCATCACCCGCGCGCTCGTGCTCATCCGCGAGGACAAGCCGCTCGCGGACGTGCGCAAGCTCTTCGAGCTGTCCGGCACCTCGCCCCATGGCGCGGGCGCTCCGGCCGCCGAGATCGCCACCGGAACGGCGGGTGAGCCGTGA
- a CDS encoding Tgt2/MlaC family protein encodes MNTRLRSLTLLASLLLCMPALAAAPNEAVAKPVKTVVQSVRLSKDDLALKQLADEEMGRFLLGEDWAKGTDTQRKEFTKLFHSLFAKIAFPKVRENFKNLQSITYDAPTVEGDKGNVSSLVIINHPMKKQEMKLKYAVVKDANAWKVLDVFVLGDSMLTGIRDDQVRPIFQQGGWDHLLDMMRKKEAELSKK; translated from the coding sequence ATGAACACTCGACTTCGCTCCCTGACCCTCCTGGCCTCTCTCCTGCTCTGCATGCCCGCGCTCGCCGCGGCGCCCAACGAGGCCGTGGCCAAGCCCGTGAAGACGGTCGTCCAGTCCGTGCGCCTGAGCAAGGACGACCTGGCGCTCAAGCAGTTGGCCGACGAGGAGATGGGCCGCTTCCTGCTTGGCGAGGACTGGGCCAAGGGCACCGACACCCAGCGCAAGGAGTTCACCAAGCTCTTCCACAGCCTCTTCGCCAAGATCGCCTTCCCCAAGGTGCGTGAGAACTTCAAGAACCTGCAGTCCATCACCTACGACGCGCCCACGGTGGAGGGGGACAAGGGCAACGTGAGCTCGCTCGTCATCATCAACCACCCGATGAAGAAGCAGGAGATGAAGCTGAAGTACGCGGTGGTGAAGGACGCGAACGCCTGGAAGGTGCTCGACGTGTTCGTGCTCGGCGACTCCATGCTCACCGGCATCCGCGATGACCAGGTGCGCCCCATCTTCCAGCAGGGCGGGTGGGACCACCTGCTCGACATGATGCGCAAGAAGGAGGCGGAACTGTCCAAGAAGTAG
- a CDS encoding undecaprenyl-diphosphate phosphatase, producing the protein MSLFQAIVLGLVQGLTEFLPISSTAHLRIVPELFGWPDPGAAYSAVIQLGTVAAVLIYFRRDLVTLTQAFFQGLVRRQPMATANSRLAWFVLVGTLPIGVCGLLFKKSIETSLRSLYIISASLILLALILFIVERLASHQRTLEQMTWRDGIIVGLWQALALIPGSSRSGTTITGALSLGLRREDAARYSFLLSIPATSLAGLFELKHLLEATERPSTLALVVGTLVAFGSGWAAIAWLLSYLRRRSTLVFIVYRVALGCLLLVLLQRGVLHPQSGLENTDTPSRPLKVPVEKQLTE; encoded by the coding sequence ATGAGTCTCTTCCAAGCCATCGTTCTCGGACTGGTCCAGGGGTTGACCGAGTTCCTGCCCATCAGCTCCACCGCGCACCTGCGCATCGTCCCGGAGCTGTTCGGCTGGCCGGATCCGGGCGCGGCGTACTCGGCCGTCATCCAACTGGGCACCGTGGCGGCCGTGCTCATCTACTTCCGCCGGGACCTGGTCACGCTCACCCAGGCCTTCTTCCAGGGGCTCGTGCGGCGCCAGCCCATGGCCACCGCCAACTCGCGCCTCGCCTGGTTCGTGCTCGTGGGCACGCTGCCCATCGGCGTGTGCGGCCTGCTCTTCAAGAAGAGCATCGAGACATCGCTGCGCTCGCTCTACATCATCTCCGCGAGCCTCATCCTGCTCGCCCTCATCCTCTTCATCGTGGAGCGCCTGGCCTCGCACCAGCGCACCTTGGAGCAGATGACCTGGCGCGACGGCATCATCGTGGGGCTGTGGCAGGCGCTCGCCCTCATTCCGGGCTCCTCGCGCTCGGGCACCACCATCACCGGAGCCCTGTCCCTGGGGCTGCGACGCGAGGACGCGGCGCGCTACTCCTTCCTCCTGTCCATTCCCGCCACCTCGCTCGCGGGCCTCTTCGAGCTCAAGCACCTCCTGGAGGCCACCGAACGTCCCTCGACGCTGGCGCTGGTGGTGGGCACGCTGGTGGCCTTCGGCTCGGGATGGGCCGCCATCGCGTGGCTGTTGAGCTACCTGCGTCGGCGCTCCACGCTCGTCTTCATCGTCTACCGCGTGGCGCTCGGCTGCCTGCTGCTCGTGCTGTTGCAGCGGGGCGTGCTGCACCCCCAGTCCGGGTTGGAGAACACGGACACCCCCTCCAGGCCCCTCAAGGTCCCCGTGGAGAAACAACTGACGGAGTAG
- the metK gene encoding methionine adenosyltransferase has translation MPTDYLFTSESVTEGHPDKIADQISDGVLDAILSKDPQGRVAVETLVKTGLAIVAGEVTTNCYVDIPKIVRSTICRIGYTDSSMGYDGNTCGVMVAIEGQSQDIARGVDNKKEQGAGDQGMMFGFACDETPEFMPAPIHYAHALTKRLADVRRKTHDWLRPDGKSQVTVEYRGGRPVRIDAVVVSTQHSDDISNKKIHEAIREDVIAKALPKKLIDAKTKIYINPTGRFVIGGPMGDSGVTGRKIIVDTYGGMGRHGGGAFSGKDPSKVDRSAAYMGRYIAKNVVAAGLARRCEVQVSYAIGVADPVSVLVETFGTSTVPEEKIVAAIKQTFGLKPREITEHLDLLRPIYQKTAAYGHFGRAEKEFTWERIDKKDALRDFVGVSAPAPVAASTRLKAAV, from the coding sequence ATGCCGACTGACTACCTGTTCACCTCCGAATCCGTCACCGAAGGGCACCCGGACAAGATCGCCGATCAGATCTCCGACGGGGTGTTGGACGCCATCCTCTCCAAGGATCCCCAGGGCCGCGTGGCCGTGGAGACCCTGGTGAAGACGGGTCTGGCCATCGTCGCTGGTGAGGTGACCACCAACTGTTACGTCGACATCCCGAAGATCGTGCGCAGCACCATCTGCCGCATCGGTTACACGGACAGCTCCATGGGCTATGACGGCAACACCTGCGGCGTCATGGTGGCCATCGAGGGCCAGAGCCAGGACATCGCGCGCGGCGTGGACAACAAGAAGGAGCAGGGCGCGGGCGACCAGGGCATGATGTTCGGCTTCGCCTGTGACGAGACGCCGGAGTTCATGCCGGCCCCCATCCACTACGCCCACGCGCTCACCAAGCGCCTGGCGGACGTGCGCCGCAAGACGCACGACTGGCTGCGTCCGGACGGCAAGAGCCAGGTCACCGTCGAGTACCGCGGTGGCCGTCCCGTCCGCATCGACGCGGTGGTGGTGTCCACGCAGCACTCGGATGACATCTCCAACAAGAAGATCCACGAGGCCATCCGCGAGGACGTCATCGCCAAGGCCCTGCCCAAGAAGCTCATCGACGCCAAGACGAAGATCTACATCAACCCCACCGGGCGCTTCGTCATCGGCGGCCCCATGGGCGACTCGGGCGTGACGGGCCGGAAGATCATCGTGGACACCTACGGCGGCATGGGCCGTCACGGTGGTGGCGCCTTCTCGGGCAAGGATCCGTCCAAGGTGGACCGCTCGGCCGCGTACATGGGCCGCTACATCGCCAAGAACGTGGTGGCCGCGGGCCTCGCGCGCCGCTGCGAGGTGCAGGTCTCCTACGCCATCGGCGTGGCCGACCCCGTGAGCGTGCTGGTGGAGACCTTCGGCACGTCCACCGTGCCCGAGGAGAAGATCGTCGCCGCCATCAAGCAGACGTTCGGCCTCAAGCCGCGTGAGATCACCGAGCACCTGGATCTGCTGCGCCCCATCTACCAGAAGACCGCCGCGTACGGTCACTTCGGCCGCGCGGAGAAGGAGTTCACCTGGGAGCGCATCGACAAGAAGGACGCCCTGCGCGATTTCGTGGGCGTCTCGGCGCCGGCGCCGGTGGCCGCGAGCACCCGCCTCAAGGCGGCCGTCTGA
- a CDS encoding CoA pyrophosphatase — MHPLFDALENQLSTRPPQALRVPGLVLREAAVLVPLLLRDGVPQVLFTKRPTTLRHHAGQYSFPGGSRDAVDPTPLQTALRETREELGIDVTGVRVLGALDEVPTLGGSGFRIQPFVGVLPQGLEYKPNPAEVEFIVEVPLAHLMEPTTHRTEPHFSRGVAYEVDFYTYESHVIWGATGRILRHLLSLTRALSPP; from the coding sequence GTGCACCCTCTCTTCGACGCGCTCGAGAACCAGCTCTCCACCCGGCCGCCCCAGGCGTTGCGCGTGCCGGGGCTCGTGCTGCGCGAGGCGGCGGTGCTGGTGCCCCTGCTGCTGCGCGACGGGGTGCCCCAGGTGCTTTTCACCAAGCGTCCCACCACGCTGCGCCACCACGCCGGCCAGTACTCCTTTCCCGGTGGCTCGCGCGACGCCGTGGACCCCACGCCCCTGCAGACGGCGCTGCGCGAGACGCGCGAGGAGCTCGGCATCGACGTGACGGGGGTGCGCGTGCTCGGCGCCCTGGACGAAGTGCCCACCCTGGGCGGCTCGGGCTTTCGCATCCAGCCCTTCGTGGGCGTGCTTCCCCAGGGCCTGGAGTACAAGCCCAACCCCGCGGAAGTGGAGTTCATCGTCGAGGTGCCCCTGGCGCACCTGATGGAGCCCACCACCCACCGCACCGAGCCCCACTTCTCCCGGGGCGTGGCGTACGAGGTGGATTTCTACACCTACGAGAGCCACGTCATCTGGGGCGCCACCGGCCGCATCCTGCGTCACCTGCTGAGCCTCACCCGTGCGTTGTCCCCGCCGTGA